The Nerophis ophidion isolate RoL-2023_Sa linkage group LG07, RoL_Noph_v1.0, whole genome shotgun sequence genome contains a region encoding:
- the LOC133556001 gene encoding transmembrane protein 265-like — MPDSPDACVMVDEDEDTPLNTIPGSGEPQHGAAADGAKWGPRFYDKHHRVLSICSVICGISCIGIKALIASVKAEWEPNEETSRKFSRRARKFAIISIVTWLAILALAPLLMALISYLVTLQD; from the exons ATGCCGGACTCACCTGACGCGTGCGTGATGGTGGACGAGGACGAGGACACGCCACTGAACACCATCCCGGGGTCAGGCGAGCCGCAGCACGGCGCCGCGGCGGACGGCGCCAAGTGGGGGCCTCGCTTCTACGACAAGCACCACAGGGTGTTGTCCATCTGCAGCGTCATCTGCGGCATCTCCTGCATCGGAATCAAGGCGCTCATCGCCTCCGTGAAG GCCGAGTGGGAACCCAACGAGGAGACGTCCAGGAAGTTTTCGCGGCGAGCCAGAAAGTTTGCCATCATCTCCATCGTGACGTGGTTGGCCATCCTGGCCTTGGCGCCGCTCCTGATGGCGCTCATCTCCTACTTGGTCACGCTGCAAGACTGA